Below is a window of Georgenia soli DNA.
AGAGCGGGCGGCGCTCCCTAAGGTCGGGGGCATGGACCACACACGACTCGGCCGCTCCGGCCTCACCGTCTCCGTCGTCGGCCTCGGCTGCAACAACCTCGGCCGGGCCGGTGCGGCGACGGAGTCCGCCGACGGCGCCACCGCCGTCGTCCATGCTGCCCTCGACGCCGGCATCACCCTCTTCGACACCGCCGACACCTACGGCCGCGAGCCGGGGCTGAGCGAGCGGCTGCTGGGCCGGGCTCTCGCCGGCCGGCGCGACGAGGTGGTCCTGGCCACCAAGTTCGGCATGGACATGCGCGGGGCCAACGGCCCGGACTTCGGCGCGCGGGGCTCCCGCCGCTACATCGTCACCGCGGTCGAGGCCTCGCTGCGCCGCCTCGGGACGGACTGGATCGACCTGTACCAGTACCACACCCCGGACCCGCTCACGCCGGTGGACGAGACGCTCGCGGCCCTCGACAGCCTGGTCACCTCGGGGAAGGTGCGCTACGTCGGCCACTCGAACATGGCCGGCTGGCAGATCGCCGACGCCGCCCACCTGGCGCGCGCGGGCAGGTGGACACCGTTCGTGTCGGCGCAGAACCACTACAACCTCCTCGACCGCCGTGCGGAGCTCGAGGTGGTCCCCGCCGCGGAACGGTTCGGTCTCGGGGTGCTGCCGTACTTCCCGCTCGCCAACGGTCTGCTGACGGGCAAGTACAGCGGCGGGACCGCCCCGGCCGGTAGCAGGCTCACCCGGTCGCGGCAGGAGCTGCTCGAGCGCGTCGACCACGACCAGCTCCGCGCGTTCGGCGACTTCGCCCGCGAGCGCGGGCTGACCGAGGTCGAGGTCGCGTTCTCCTGGCTCGCCTCGCGCCCGGCCGTCGCCAGTGTCATCGCGGGGGCGACGACGCCGGAGCAGGTGCGCCAGAACGCCGCCGCCGCGGCGTGGGTGCCGACCGCGCAGGACGAGGCGGAGCTGGACGAGATCTTCCCGCGCACGCCGAAGGTCGCGCTGTTCTGACCCCTCGGCGCAGTTCTGAACCGTCGGCGCTCTACGGCCGCTTCAGCGGTCGACGCGGGTGACCCAGTACGTGGCCCGCGTCGGCTGCGGCGTGCCGAACCGGGCACTCGGGAGGTACAGCGAGTCGCGGTAGATCGCGGCGGTCGTGGGCGCGTCGAAGTTCTCGTCCTTGAGCACCTTCCGCAGCCGCGCCCGTTCCCCCTCCTCGTCGAGGCGCAGCACCGCCACCTGGTTGGCGGTGTTCTGCACGACGTAGAGCGTGCGGTCCTGGCGCAGCAGCCCGTCGGCGAACGCGACCGGTCCCTTCGCGCCCCGCACCGACGTCGGGACGTCGGGAAGGTCGACCTCTCGCGCCTCGCCGGTCTGCGGGTCGACACGGAACACCGTGCCCAGCGCGCTGTTCGCCACGAGCAGCGCCTCGCCGTCGGGAGTCGAGGCGATGCCGTTGGCGTTGAAGCCCGCCACCTGCCGCCACGCGCCTCGCAGCTTCAGGTGCACGACCTCGTGCTGGCCGGGCAGGCGGCCGTGGTGACCTAACGGCACCCCGTGCAGGACGGCCGCGGAGGAGTCGGTGAACCAGGCCACGCCGTCGAGGATCGTGACGTCGTTGATGAACGTGCTGCCCGTGGCGAGCCTGTAGGTGGCCAGCACCTCGCCCGTCCGCGTGCTCACCACCCGTCCCTGGCCGCTGGGCCCGCCGGCGACGAAGAGACGGCCGCGCCGGTCGAGCGTCATCCCTACCGACGGCGTACCCGGCCCCTCCGAGAGCAGCTCGCGGTCGCCGGTGCGCAGGTCGAGCTGGAGGATGTCGCCGTCGGCGAGCGAGCCGACCCACGCCGTCGCTCCGTGACGCGCCGCCGCGATGCCCTCCGGCTGGAACCCCACGGGCAGCTCGATCCGGTCCGGCAGCGACCGGTGATGGCCGTGGCCGTGCGACTCCGGGGCCTCGTGGTCGTGGGCCGTGGCAGGCACCGCGGCCCCGAGCGAGAGGGCGACCGCCAGAGCGGGCAGGAACAGGTGGGACCGGTCCATGGCGAGCTCCGATGTTCCGCCTCCGGCACGGGGCCGGAGGCCCTGCAGGACGCCCAACACCGTAGGTCCGCGGCCACTCGTCCAGAAGACCTCCGCGGGAGGAAGAAGGCAGGAGACGGCGCCCCCGGCCGGGTGACGCGCCGGCCCCGCCGCCCGAGGGGCTGACGCGGGTCTGGGCGGCGGCGTCGCCCTAGTACCTGGCGGGCGCGGCCGCGAGGGTCAGCAGCGCCCGCAGGGTTCCGGCGTCGTGCCGGCCGGAGAAGACGGCCGTCCCCGGCTCCAGCGCCCTCCCGGCGGCGAGCGGACCGGCGTCGACGGCGTCGTAGCCCAGGCGGTCGACAACCTCGCCCACCAGCGCGCGGGCCTCCTCGTCGTCCCCGGCGACGGCGAGCGCGCGGCGCCCCGGCGAGCCGGCGGGGGAGTGGTCGGACTCCAGGTCGTGGTAGCCGATGTGGTTGAGGGTCTTGACCAGCCGCGCGCCGGCGAGGTGGGTCTGGACCACCTCGGAGGTGGACACCTCGCCCTCCATGACGGGCAGGTGGCCGTCGGTCTCCGGCCAGTAGTTCATCGCGTCGACGACGACGCGGCCGGCGAACAGCTCCGGGTCGAGCGTGCGGTAGCGCCGCAGCGGCACGGACAGGACGACGACGTCGCTGCCCCGGACCGCCTCGGCGGCGGTCACGGCGCGGGCACCGGGGGCCATGACCTCGACGATCAGCGAGATCTCGGACGGGTCCGCCGCGGTCGCGACCAGCACGTCGTAGCCGGCCCGGAGCGACTGCCTGGCGACGGCGGTGCCGACCCGTCCGGCCCCCAGCACGCCGATGGTGCGAACCCTGCTCACCCGCTGCCCCTCCCGTCCGGCCGGTGCGACCGGTCTCCCTGCACGGACCCACGCCGACGAGGGTGGGTCACCGGTGCAACCGGTCAGAGGCGCGTCCGATTCCCGCAGCCGGGATGGACGGGGTCACACGGCCGGAAGGGGCGGACGGCCTGCGGGCCCGTCCGCCCCTTCCGGCGGTGCTTCCGTCGATCAGGTGCTTCGTCAGTGCACGACGGCCTTCTCGGCGCCGGCGCCGGTCATCGAGCGGACCTCCATCTCCGCCTGCTTCACGGCGTCGTGCTCCTTCGAGGTCACGGATCCGAGCCAGCCGAGGAAGAACCCGAGCGGCACGGAGACGATCGCGGGGTTCGACAGCGGGAACCACGCGATGTCGATGCTGGAGATCATCGCGGTCTCCGACCCGGTCACCACGGGGGAGAAGACGATGAGCACGAGCGCGGAGATCAGCCCGCCGTAGATGCTCCACACCGACCCGCGGGTGTTGAACCGCTTCCAGTACAGCGAGTACAGGATCGAGGGCAGGTTGGCGCTCGCGGCGATCGCGAAGGCCAGCGAGACGAGGAACGCGACGTTCTGCCCGTTCGCCAGCACGCCGCCGACGATGGAGATCACCCCGATCGTCACGGCCGTGCGGCGGGCGACCTTCACCTCCTGCGCGGGGTCGGCCTTGCCCTCCTTCAGCACCCCGTTGTAGATGTCGTGCGCGAAGGACGCCGAGGCGGTGATCGTCAGCCCGGCCACGACCGCGAGGATCGTCGCGAAGGCGACGGCGGCGATGATGCCGAGCAGCAGGGTGCCGCCGAGCTCGTACGCCAGGGCGGGGGCGGCGGAGTTCGCGCCGCCCGGGGCGGCCTTGATCGCGTCCGCGCCGACGAGGTAGGCGGCCCCGAAGCCCAGCACCATGGTGAAGAGGTAGAACGCGCCGATCAGGCCGATCGCCCAGCTGACCGAGCGCCGTGCCTCCTTGGCGGTGGGGACCGTGTAGAAGCGCATGAGCACGTGCGGCAGGCCGGCGGCGCCGAAGACGAGGGCGATCGCCAGGGAGACGAAGCCCAGCTTGGAGGTCTCCGAGGCTCCGTACTGCAGCATCGGCTCGGCGATGCGCGCGCCCTCCGGGTGCACGTCGATGGCCGCGCCGACGACGTCCGAGAGGCTCAGGCCGTTCAGGACGAGGACCCACACCGTCATCAGGGCGGTG
It encodes the following:
- a CDS encoding aldo/keto reductase: MDHTRLGRSGLTVSVVGLGCNNLGRAGAATESADGATAVVHAALDAGITLFDTADTYGREPGLSERLLGRALAGRRDEVVLATKFGMDMRGANGPDFGARGSRRYIVTAVEASLRRLGTDWIDLYQYHTPDPLTPVDETLAALDSLVTSGKVRYVGHSNMAGWQIADAAHLARAGRWTPFVSAQNHYNLLDRRAELEVVPAAERFGLGVLPYFPLANGLLTGKYSGGTAPAGSRLTRSRQELLERVDHDQLRAFGDFARERGLTEVEVAFSWLASRPAVASVIAGATTPEQVRQNAAAAAWVPTAQDEAELDEIFPRTPKVALF
- a CDS encoding SMP-30/gluconolactonase/LRE family protein, whose protein sequence is MDRSHLFLPALAVALSLGAAVPATAHDHEAPESHGHGHHRSLPDRIELPVGFQPEGIAAARHGATAWVGSLADGDILQLDLRTGDRELLSEGPGTPSVGMTLDRRGRLFVAGGPSGQGRVVSTRTGEVLATYRLATGSTFINDVTILDGVAWFTDSSAAVLHGVPLGHHGRLPGQHEVVHLKLRGAWRQVAGFNANGIASTPDGEALLVANSALGTVFRVDPQTGEAREVDLPDVPTSVRGAKGPVAFADGLLRQDRTLYVVQNTANQVAVLRLDEEGERARLRKVLKDENFDAPTTAAIYRDSLYLPSARFGTPQPTRATYWVTRVDR
- a CDS encoding NADPH-dependent F420 reductase — encoded protein: MRESDAPLTGCTGDPPSSAWVRAGRPVAPAGREGQRVSRVRTIGVLGAGRVGTAVARQSLRAGYDVLVATAADPSEISLIVEVMAPGARAVTAAEAVRGSDVVVLSVPLRRYRTLDPELFAGRVVVDAMNYWPETDGHLPVMEGEVSTSEVVQTHLAGARLVKTLNHIGYHDLESDHSPAGSPGRRALAVAGDDEEARALVGEVVDRLGYDAVDAGPLAAGRALEPGTAVFSGRHDAGTLRALLTLAAAPARY
- a CDS encoding solute symporter family protein, encoding MDVGNPFLNIAIFLAFVVVTLVIVVRVSKQNTTVGDFYHGGRSFSGRQNGIAIAGDYLSAASFLGIVGAVALYGYDGLLYSIGFLVAWLVALLLVAEPLRNTGKYTMADVLSFRMQQRPVRTAAATSTLAVTFFYLLAQMAGAGGLVALLLGIDSATGQGLVIAVVGALMIIYVLIGGMKGTTWVQIIKAVLLIIGTALMTVWVLVLNGLSLSDVVGAAIDVHPEGARIAEPMLQYGASETSKLGFVSLAIALVFGAAGLPHVLMRFYTVPTAKEARRSVSWAIGLIGAFYLFTMVLGFGAAYLVGADAIKAAPGGANSAAPALAYELGGTLLLGIIAAVAFATILAVVAGLTITASASFAHDIYNGVLKEGKADPAQEVKVARRTAVTIGVISIVGGVLANGQNVAFLVSLAFAIAASANLPSILYSLYWKRFNTRGSVWSIYGGLISALVLIVFSPVVTGSETAMISSIDIAWFPLSNPAIVSVPLGFFLGWLGSVTSKEHDAVKQAEMEVRSMTGAGAEKAVVH